A DNA window from Actinomadura coerulea contains the following coding sequences:
- a CDS encoding sensor histidine kinase, with translation MSVRPRITFARQVLILQVGVVVVVAVLGYGLVAWMLDGRLRDQYGQRALTVARSVAADPGVAAAVAADDPGGLVQDRAERVRARTGALFVVVTDNRGLRLSHPNPLELGRHVSTDPSDALAGREVVRVERGTLGLSARGKVPLYGPDGRILGEVSVGFDARAIDRELGRVLREMSLFVAGAVLLGVVASAAIGRRLKRQTLGLEPYELVELVHEREAVLHGVGEGVVAVDAAGRIAVCNDEAARLLGVALERGAPAGGLAAEGTLRDVLTGRRDAANLFVTAGERVLVVNRREVRRHRRDLGAVVTLRDRTDLETLARELDSVSTLFDALRAQRHEYANRLHTLSGLLQLGHSEEAADYVGTLMEDAARRAPAPDTLPDPLSDPYLRAFLSAKSAVAAEKGVRLDIGAGSYVPGRVADALDVTTVVGNLVDNAVEAARLGRRRPARVEVELLGDGRDLHATVTDSGDGLPDGLRDAVFDDGVSTRDTAGGRSRGLGLGLARRTARARGGDVTFVDAGTGGPAGCGAVAVARLPGVLGAEAMR, from the coding sequence ATGTCCGTCCGGCCCCGCATCACCTTCGCCCGCCAGGTGCTGATCCTGCAGGTCGGCGTGGTCGTGGTGGTGGCGGTCCTCGGATACGGGCTGGTCGCCTGGATGCTCGACGGCCGGCTCCGCGACCAGTACGGCCAGCGGGCCCTCACGGTGGCGCGCAGCGTCGCCGCCGATCCGGGGGTCGCGGCGGCGGTCGCGGCCGACGATCCCGGCGGGCTCGTGCAGGACCGCGCCGAACGCGTCCGGGCCCGGACGGGGGCCCTGTTCGTCGTGGTGACCGACAACCGCGGCCTGCGCCTGTCCCACCCGAACCCGCTGGAGCTCGGCAGGCACGTGAGCACCGACCCCTCCGACGCCCTGGCCGGGCGGGAGGTCGTCCGCGTCGAGCGCGGCACGCTCGGGCTGTCCGCGCGCGGCAAGGTGCCCCTGTACGGCCCGGACGGGCGGATCCTCGGCGAGGTCAGCGTCGGGTTCGACGCCCGCGCCATCGACCGGGAGCTCGGCCGCGTGCTGCGCGAGATGTCGCTGTTCGTCGCGGGCGCCGTCCTGCTCGGTGTGGTCGCCTCGGCGGCGATCGGCCGCAGGCTGAAGCGGCAGACGCTCGGCCTCGAACCGTACGAGCTGGTGGAGCTCGTCCACGAGCGGGAGGCGGTGCTGCACGGCGTCGGCGAGGGCGTCGTGGCCGTCGACGCCGCGGGCCGGATCGCGGTCTGCAACGACGAGGCGGCCCGGCTGCTCGGCGTCGCCCTGGAGCGCGGCGCCCCCGCCGGGGGCCTCGCCGCGGAGGGGACGCTGCGCGACGTCCTCACGGGACGGCGCGACGCCGCGAACCTGTTCGTCACGGCCGGGGAGCGCGTCCTCGTCGTCAACCGGCGTGAGGTCCGCAGGCACCGCCGCGACCTCGGCGCCGTCGTCACGCTGCGCGACCGCACCGACCTGGAGACCCTCGCCCGCGAGCTGGACTCGGTCAGCACCCTCTTCGACGCCCTCCGCGCGCAGCGCCACGAGTACGCCAACCGGCTGCACACCCTGTCGGGCCTGCTCCAGCTCGGCCACAGCGAGGAAGCCGCCGACTACGTCGGCACCCTCATGGAGGACGCCGCGCGCCGCGCGCCGGCCCCCGACACCCTGCCCGACCCGCTGTCGGACCCGTACCTGCGCGCGTTCCTGTCGGCCAAGTCCGCCGTCGCCGCCGAGAAGGGCGTCCGGCTCGACATCGGCGCGGGCAGCTACGTGCCGGGCCGGGTCGCCGACGCCCTGGACGTGACGACCGTCGTCGGCAACCTCGTCGACAACGCCGTCGAGGCCGCGCGGCTCGGGCGGCGGCGGCCCGCCCGCGTCGAGGTCGAGCTGCTCGGCGACGGCCGCGACCTGCACGCCACCGTCACCGACTCCGGCGACGGGCTGCCGGACGGCCTGCGCGACGCCGTGTTCGACGACGGCGTCTCCACCCGGGACACCGCGGGGGGCCGCTCGCGCGGCCTCGGGCTCGGCCTGGCGCGCCGCACCGCCCGCGCCCGCGGCGGCGACGTGACGTTCGTGGACGCGGGGACGGGCGGTCCCGCGGGCTGCGGGGCCGTGGCGGTCGCCCGGCTCCCCGGGGTGCTGGGCGCGGAGGCGATGCGATGA
- a CDS encoding response regulator, which translates to MIDVLVVDDDFRVAQVHAGFVAALRGFAVAGLAHSAGEARSMAAELRPALVLLDVYLPDASGLTLLPELDADVIMATAAADPRAVCEAFRHGALHYLIKPFTAAALNERLTAYARYRDALSGGSELSQADLDGAVRALYAPLHAGAPAPKGRSPVTTRLVGDALRRADAPRSAAEIADEVGISRATAQRYLAALAEAGRVVVTLRYGATGRPEHQYAWSPR; encoded by the coding sequence ATGATCGACGTGCTCGTGGTGGACGACGACTTCCGCGTGGCGCAGGTCCACGCCGGGTTCGTGGCGGCGCTGCGGGGGTTCGCGGTCGCCGGGCTCGCGCACTCCGCCGGCGAGGCCAGGTCCATGGCCGCCGAGCTGCGGCCCGCCCTCGTCCTGCTGGACGTCTACCTGCCGGACGCCTCGGGCCTCACCCTGCTGCCCGAGCTGGACGCCGACGTCATCATGGCGACGGCGGCCGCCGACCCCCGCGCCGTGTGCGAGGCGTTCCGGCACGGCGCCCTGCACTACCTGATCAAGCCGTTCACCGCCGCCGCGCTGAACGAGCGCCTCACCGCCTACGCCCGGTACCGGGACGCGCTGTCGGGCGGGAGCGAGCTGTCCCAGGCGGACCTCGACGGCGCGGTCCGAGCCCTGTACGCGCCGCTGCACGCCGGCGCCCCCGCGCCCAAGGGCCGGTCGCCGGTGACGACGCGGCTGGTCGGCGACGCGCTGCGGCGGGCGGACGCGCCGCGGTCCGCGGCCGAGATCGCCGACGAGGTCGGCATCTCCCGCGCCACCGCCCAGCGCTACCTCGCGGCGCTCGCCGAGGCCGGGCGGGTCGTGGTGACGCTGCGCTACGGCGCCACGGGCCGCCCCGAGCACCAGTACGCGTGGTCGCCCCGGTAG
- a CDS encoding ABC transporter substrate-binding protein gives MSSTAVRAGAAALAALTALSSLSACRDSRSGSGADGSDGTVKIMVGGIDKVIYLPAKLTEQLGYFKEQGLDVQLLTEPAGAQAENVLISGDVQGVVGFYDHAIHLQTKGKCVQSVVQMADVPGEAEMVSASKAGSLTSPAGFKGKKLGVTSPGSSTDFITRALAVRNGVKTSDYTTVKAGAGQTFISTMENGGIDAGMTTDPTIAKLVSTGKAKVMVEMRTEEGTRRALGGLYPSSSLYMDCAYVKSHGETVQKLADAFVKTLGWIRAHRPAEIAAKMPKDYAGGDPALYEKAVGDSISMFNGDGVMKPEAAENVLKVLAQFSPEVAEKKGQIDLAETYTTRFAVNAKQG, from the coding sequence ATGTCCAGTACCGCCGTCCGGGCGGGCGCCGCCGCGCTCGCCGCCCTCACCGCACTGTCGTCCCTGTCCGCCTGCCGCGACTCCCGTTCCGGGTCCGGGGCGGACGGCTCGGACGGGACAGTCAAGATCATGGTCGGCGGGATCGACAAGGTCATCTACCTGCCCGCCAAGCTGACCGAGCAGCTCGGGTACTTCAAGGAGCAGGGCCTGGACGTCCAGCTGCTCACCGAGCCCGCCGGGGCGCAGGCCGAGAACGTGCTCATCTCCGGGGACGTCCAGGGCGTCGTCGGCTTCTACGACCACGCCATCCACCTGCAGACCAAGGGCAAGTGCGTGCAGAGCGTCGTGCAGATGGCGGACGTGCCCGGCGAGGCGGAGATGGTCTCGGCGTCCAAGGCGGGCTCCCTGACCTCCCCGGCCGGATTCAAGGGCAAGAAGCTCGGCGTGACCAGCCCGGGGTCGTCCACCGACTTCATCACCCGCGCGCTGGCCGTGCGCAACGGCGTGAAGACGTCCGACTACACGACGGTGAAGGCGGGTGCGGGCCAGACGTTCATCTCCACGATGGAGAACGGCGGCATCGACGCCGGCATGACGACCGACCCGACCATCGCCAAGCTCGTGAGCACCGGCAAGGCCAAGGTCATGGTCGAGATGCGCACCGAGGAGGGCACCCGCCGGGCGCTCGGAGGGCTGTATCCGTCGAGTTCGCTCTACATGGACTGCGCGTACGTGAAGTCGCACGGCGAGACCGTGCAGAAGCTCGCCGACGCCTTCGTCAAGACGCTCGGGTGGATCCGGGCGCACAGGCCCGCGGAGATCGCGGCGAAGATGCCGAAGGACTACGCGGGCGGCGACCCGGCTCTGTACGAGAAGGCGGTCGGCGACTCGATCAGCATGTTCAACGGGGACGGGGTGATGAAGCCGGAGGCCGCCGAGAACGTCCTGAAGGTGCTGGCGCAGTTCTCCCCGGAGGTCGCGGAGAAGAAGGGGCAGATCGACCTGGCCGAGACCTACACCACGCGTTTCGCCGTCAACGCGAAGCAGGGCTGA
- a CDS encoding M1 family metallopeptidase — translation MARHPRFIRSRAIPGRMLPLAVAAVSVVALAPAASADGQDHGRFTPGAPGVGDPYFPLEGNGGYDVRHYSLNLSYDPDFDQLDGTVTVTARATQNLSRFNLDLSGMDVDKVWVDRRQAGYQRRGQELVITPRQGLRKGRTFTAVIRYGGVPQTIVGSPIVFGSPYGFLHTPDGAFVGGEPNGASTWFPVNDHPSDKATYDYTITVPKGLTAVANGRPAGHRSAVANFSRRASKTRAEVFRWREDSPMASYLTTIDIGKWDVKQGRTPRGVLNYTAVDPELLAAQPDAVSFFYDTTSEVTDLWSKTFGEYAFGSTGAIADDARFNGQPLGFSLETQSKPVYSAVRSTGTIAHELAHQWYGDAVSPAQWKDVWLNESFATWAAWYYTEVHGGRSVHDAARATYAARPFPDREGRPYWSVLTADPQRDTMFNDRVYSGGGMMLQFLREKIGDDRFFTLLRTWYAQHKYGNARTDQFTALAQRTAGQDLSGFFKDWLYSPVKPDIPQD, via the coding sequence ATGGCGCGTCACCCCCGGTTCATCCGGTCCCGGGCGATCCCCGGCCGGATGCTGCCGCTCGCCGTCGCCGCGGTGAGCGTCGTCGCGCTCGCGCCCGCCGCCTCGGCGGACGGGCAGGACCACGGGCGCTTCACCCCCGGCGCCCCCGGTGTCGGCGACCCCTACTTCCCGCTCGAGGGCAACGGCGGCTACGACGTCCGCCACTACTCGCTGAACCTGAGCTACGACCCCGACTTCGACCAGCTCGACGGCACCGTGACCGTCACCGCGCGTGCCACCCAGAACCTGTCGCGGTTCAACCTCGACCTGTCCGGGATGGACGTCGACAAGGTCTGGGTCGACCGGCGCCAGGCCGGCTACCAGCGGCGCGGCCAGGAGCTGGTCATCACGCCGCGGCAGGGGCTGCGCAAGGGCCGGACCTTCACCGCGGTCATCAGGTACGGCGGCGTGCCGCAGACCATCGTGGGCTCGCCGATCGTCTTCGGGTCCCCCTACGGCTTCCTGCACACCCCCGACGGCGCGTTCGTCGGCGGCGAGCCGAACGGTGCCAGCACCTGGTTCCCCGTCAACGACCACCCGAGCGACAAGGCCACCTACGACTACACGATCACGGTGCCGAAGGGCCTGACGGCCGTCGCCAACGGCCGCCCGGCGGGGCACCGCTCCGCCGTCGCGAACTTCAGCCGCCGCGCGTCCAAGACCCGCGCCGAGGTGTTCAGGTGGCGCGAGGACAGCCCGATGGCCAGCTACCTCACCACGATCGACATCGGCAAGTGGGACGTGAAGCAGGGCAGGACGCCGCGCGGCGTCCTCAACTACACGGCCGTCGACCCCGAGCTGCTCGCCGCCCAGCCGGACGCGGTGAGCTTCTTCTACGACACCACCAGCGAGGTCACCGACCTCTGGTCGAAGACGTTCGGGGAGTACGCGTTCGGCAGCACCGGCGCGATCGCCGACGACGCCCGCTTCAACGGCCAGCCGCTCGGGTTCTCCCTGGAGACGCAGAGCAAACCCGTCTACTCGGCCGTGCGCAGCACCGGCACGATCGCGCACGAGCTGGCGCACCAGTGGTACGGCGACGCGGTCTCGCCCGCGCAGTGGAAGGACGTGTGGCTGAACGAGAGCTTCGCCACCTGGGCCGCGTGGTACTACACCGAGGTGCACGGCGGCCGCTCCGTGCACGACGCGGCCCGCGCCACCTACGCCGCCCGCCCGTTCCCCGACCGTGAGGGCCGCCCGTACTGGTCGGTGCTGACCGCCGACCCGCAGCGCGACACCATGTTCAACGACCGCGTGTACAGCGGCGGCGGCATGATGCTGCAGTTCCTCCGGGAGAAGATCGGTGACGACAGGTTCTTCACCCTCCTCCGGACGTGGTACGCGCAGCACAAGTACGGCAACGCCAGGACCGACCAGTTCACGGCGCTGGCGCAGCGGACCGCCGGGCAGGACCTGAGCGGGTTCTTCAAGGACTGGCTCTACTCCCCCGTCAAGCCCGACATCCCCCAGGACTGA
- a CDS encoding ATP-binding cassette domain-containing protein, which translates to MSTSASPKRDSAGPPAGPVIELDGATKRFRSAGGVHTAVRDLHMTVGPGEFVAVVGPTGCGKSTTLSLVSGLEPASAGRVLVHGRPVEGIPDGVGYMFQNDAVLPWRSVLDNVAAGPRYRGASRREARDRARDWVARVGLAGFEGYYPHQLSGGMRKRAALAQTLVNEPSVLLMDEPFSALDVQTRGLMQDELLRLWSGSGAAVVFVTHDLEEALVLSDRVVVMTAGPATVKGVFEVPLERPRDAEEVRLTGGFLDIYREVWESLREEVQITRERGAGHAA; encoded by the coding sequence GTGTCCACATCAGCATCACCCAAGCGAGACAGCGCCGGGCCGCCCGCCGGGCCCGTGATCGAACTGGACGGCGCCACCAAGCGCTTCCGGTCGGCGGGCGGCGTCCACACGGCGGTCAGGGACCTGCACATGACCGTGGGGCCGGGCGAGTTCGTCGCCGTGGTCGGCCCGACCGGCTGCGGCAAGTCGACCACCCTGTCCCTGGTCTCCGGACTGGAGCCGGCGTCCGCGGGCCGGGTCCTGGTCCACGGCCGGCCCGTGGAGGGGATCCCCGACGGGGTCGGCTACATGTTCCAGAACGACGCCGTCCTGCCGTGGCGGTCCGTCCTGGACAACGTCGCGGCGGGCCCCCGCTACCGGGGCGCCTCCAGGCGCGAGGCGCGCGACCGCGCCCGGGACTGGGTGGCGCGGGTCGGCCTCGCCGGATTCGAGGGCTACTACCCCCACCAGCTGTCGGGCGGGATGCGCAAGCGCGCCGCCCTGGCGCAGACCCTCGTCAACGAGCCCTCCGTGCTGCTCATGGACGAGCCCTTCTCCGCCCTGGACGTGCAGACCCGCGGCCTTATGCAGGACGAGTTGCTGCGCCTGTGGTCGGGGTCCGGCGCCGCCGTCGTGTTCGTCACGCACGACCTGGAGGAGGCGCTCGTGCTGTCCGACCGGGTCGTGGTCATGACCGCGGGGCCCGCGACGGTGAAGGGCGTGTTCGAGGTACCGCTGGAGCGGCCGCGCGACGCCGAGGAGGTCCGGCTCACCGGCGGGTTCCTCGACATCTACCGCGAGGTGTGGGAGTCGCTGCGCGAAGAGGTCCAGATCACCCGCGAGAGAGGAGCCGGCCATGCGGCGTGA
- a CDS encoding ABC transporter permease → MAEPAAPGALRVYGLLAWTWIRAAAQYPVSMVLLGLATAVVSVLDAVAIMVLFSRAPRIAGFGVSEVLFLYGTSALSFALSDIVLGSTERLGAHVREGTLDAMLVRPVSPLVQIATEGFTPRRLGKLVPAVLVLGYAIGRVDVHWTAGRLAMVPVMVLSGAAIFGGLWVLTAAVQFVLVDSHGASKSVTYGGAFLTQYPMTVFARDLVRGVTFAVPLAFVNWQPALYVLDRPDPLGLPGAARFASPAVAAALCAAAAAAWRAGLRHYRSTGS, encoded by the coding sequence GTGGCTGAGCCCGCGGCGCCCGGCGCGCTGCGCGTGTACGGGTTGCTCGCCTGGACGTGGATCCGGGCGGCGGCGCAGTACCCGGTGTCGATGGTGCTGCTCGGCCTGGCCACGGCGGTCGTCTCCGTCCTGGACGCGGTCGCCATCATGGTGCTGTTCTCGCGGGCGCCGCGCATCGCCGGGTTCGGCGTGTCCGAGGTCCTGTTCCTCTACGGCACCTCGGCCCTGTCCTTCGCGCTCTCCGACATCGTCCTCGGGTCCACCGAGCGGCTCGGGGCGCACGTGCGGGAGGGGACGCTGGACGCGATGCTGGTGCGCCCGGTGAGCCCGCTGGTCCAGATCGCGACGGAGGGCTTCACGCCGCGCCGGCTCGGCAAGCTCGTCCCGGCGGTGCTGGTGCTCGGGTACGCGATCGGCCGGGTGGACGTCCACTGGACCGCGGGCCGGCTCGCGATGGTCCCCGTCATGGTGCTGTCCGGGGCCGCGATCTTCGGGGGGCTGTGGGTGCTGACGGCCGCGGTGCAGTTCGTGCTCGTCGACAGCCACGGGGCGAGCAAGTCGGTCACCTACGGCGGCGCGTTCCTCACCCAGTACCCGATGACCGTTTTCGCCCGCGACCTCGTCCGCGGGGTGACGTTCGCCGTACCGCTGGCGTTCGTCAACTGGCAGCCCGCGCTGTACGTCCTGGACCGTCCGGACCCGCTCGGGCTGCCGGGCGCGGCGCGGTTCGCCTCCCCGGCGGTCGCCGCGGCGCTGTGCGCGGCGGCGGCGGCCGCGTGGCGGGCCGGCCTGCGGCACTACCGATCGACAGGGAGCTGA
- a CDS encoding ABC-2 family transporter protein: protein MGVLPWVWWYGFRRHTAYPFGSLTESLTNTIFGFLRAYVLLALWDVRPSLGGYAAADAVTFCFVTQALIGPVQIFGGMELTERIRNGDVAIDLHRPAGLQSWWLAHDLGRAASSLVLRAGPPLLAGALAFPFRWPAPAHLAAFAVALVLAAVVSFGLRYLVAMGMFWLHDDRGLSAVTLVMSLFFSGMILPLVVFPGRLGRAAELLPWAAQIQVPADVFLGRYGGAGLAGALAFQAGWAAVLLGAGALATRAARRRLVVHGG, encoded by the coding sequence GTGGGCGTTCTTCCGTGGGTGTGGTGGTACGGGTTCCGCCGCCACACCGCCTATCCGTTCGGATCCCTGACCGAGTCGCTCACGAACACGATCTTCGGCTTCCTGCGCGCCTACGTCCTGCTGGCGCTCTGGGACGTCCGGCCGTCGCTCGGCGGGTACGCGGCCGCCGACGCCGTGACGTTCTGCTTCGTCACCCAGGCACTGATCGGCCCGGTGCAGATCTTCGGCGGGATGGAGCTGACCGAGCGCATCCGCAACGGGGACGTCGCGATCGACCTGCACCGGCCCGCCGGGCTGCAGAGCTGGTGGCTGGCCCACGACCTCGGCCGCGCGGCGAGCTCGCTGGTGCTGCGCGCGGGACCGCCGCTGCTGGCCGGCGCCCTGGCGTTCCCCTTCCGGTGGCCGGCCCCGGCGCACCTGGCGGCGTTCGCGGTGGCGCTGGTCCTCGCGGCGGTGGTGAGCTTCGGGCTGCGCTACCTGGTGGCGATGGGCATGTTCTGGCTGCACGACGACCGGGGCCTCAGCGCCGTCACGCTCGTGATGTCGCTGTTCTTCTCCGGGATGATCCTTCCGCTCGTCGTGTTCCCCGGACGGCTCGGCCGGGCCGCCGAGCTCCTGCCGTGGGCGGCGCAGATCCAGGTGCCGGCGGACGTGTTCCTCGGCCGGTACGGCGGCGCCGGCCTGGCCGGCGCGCTGGCGTTCCAGGCGGGGTGGGCGGCCGTCCTGCTCGGGGCGGGCGCGCTGGCCACGCGGGCGGCCCGGCGCAGGCTGGTGGTGCACGGTGGCTGA
- a CDS encoding aldehyde dehydrogenase family protein, with product MSENFSMTIDGRAVAAPGTFGVIDPATGEVAEQAPDASREQLDAAMASAQAAFTGWRRDEAARRKALLAAAEVMFARSEEIGRILTLEQGKPLADATMEVVGAGVWLKYFADLELPREVIQDDAHARVEVVRRPMGVVAAITPWNYPLLLAVWKLAPALLAGNTMVLKPSPFTPLSSLKLGEVLRDVLPPGVLNVVTGGDGLGAWMTGHQTPRKISFTGSVATGKRVAAAAAPDLKRVTLELGGNDPAILLDDADPAAVADRLFGAAFQNNGQVCSAIKRVYVPEALYGDVVDALAERARAARVGNGMDEGVQYGPINNRPQYERVGELVADALAGGARAAAGGGPMDGPGYFFEPTILADVPDGARIVDEEQFGPALPIIKYTDLEDAVARANGTHFGLSGSVWGADADRAAEVAGRLECGTAWVNTHLALAPHQPFGGFKWSGVGVENGPWGLYGFTELQVIHRSKG from the coding sequence GTGTCGGAGAACTTCTCGATGACCATCGACGGCCGGGCCGTGGCGGCGCCCGGCACCTTCGGCGTGATCGATCCGGCGACCGGCGAGGTGGCCGAGCAGGCGCCGGACGCGTCCCGGGAGCAGCTCGACGCGGCGATGGCCTCGGCCCAGGCCGCCTTCACCGGATGGCGCCGCGACGAGGCCGCGCGCCGCAAGGCCCTGCTCGCGGCGGCCGAGGTCATGTTCGCCAGGTCCGAGGAGATCGGCCGGATCCTCACGCTGGAGCAGGGCAAGCCCCTGGCCGACGCGACCATGGAGGTCGTCGGCGCGGGCGTGTGGCTGAAGTACTTCGCCGACCTCGAACTGCCCCGCGAGGTCATCCAGGACGACGCCCATGCCCGGGTGGAGGTCGTGCGCCGCCCGATGGGCGTGGTCGCCGCGATCACACCGTGGAACTACCCGCTGCTCCTGGCGGTCTGGAAGCTGGCCCCGGCGCTGCTCGCGGGCAACACGATGGTGCTCAAGCCGTCCCCGTTCACCCCGCTGTCCAGCCTGAAGCTCGGCGAGGTGCTGCGCGACGTCCTGCCGCCGGGCGTGCTGAACGTCGTCACCGGCGGCGACGGGCTCGGCGCCTGGATGACCGGGCACCAGACCCCCCGCAAGATCAGCTTCACCGGCAGCGTCGCGACCGGCAAGCGGGTCGCGGCCGCGGCGGCGCCCGACCTCAAGCGCGTCACGCTGGAGCTCGGCGGCAACGACCCCGCGATCCTGCTCGACGACGCCGACCCGGCCGCGGTCGCCGACCGGCTGTTCGGCGCCGCGTTCCAGAACAACGGGCAGGTCTGCTCGGCGATCAAGCGCGTGTACGTCCCCGAGGCGCTCTACGGGGACGTGGTGGACGCCCTCGCAGAGCGGGCCCGGGCCGCGCGGGTCGGCAACGGGATGGACGAGGGCGTCCAGTACGGGCCGATCAACAACCGGCCGCAGTACGAGCGGGTCGGCGAGCTGGTCGCCGACGCGCTCGCGGGCGGCGCCCGCGCGGCGGCGGGCGGCGGGCCGATGGACGGGCCCGGCTACTTCTTCGAGCCGACGATCCTCGCCGACGTCCCCGACGGCGCCCGGATCGTGGACGAGGAGCAGTTCGGCCCCGCACTGCCGATCATCAAGTACACCGACCTGGAGGACGCCGTCGCGCGCGCCAACGGCACCCACTTCGGGCTGTCCGGATCGGTGTGGGGAGCCGACGCCGACCGCGCCGCGGAGGTCGCCGGGCGGCTGGAGTGCGGCACCGCGTGGGTCAACACCCACCTGGCCCTCGCCCCCCATCAGCCGTTCGGCGGCTTCAAGTGGAGCGGCGTCGGCGTGGAGAACGGCCCGTGGGGCCTGTACGGGTTCACCGAGCTCCAGGTGATCCACCGCTCGAAGGGCTGA
- a CDS encoding ABC transporter permease, translating into MRRETRTREAETAPAAAGRAPAAPDAAAPDRRGDDGDRAAIARLRSAGLRRTLGITAVRVALVAVWLASWELAARTWIDPFYYSMPSKIWERLVDWFTEGTSQGSIWEQISVTLQEAVAGFALGAAGGVVLGIVLGRSRFLSDVCAPFIKAVNAIPRIILASLFIIWFGLGMQSKIATAFVLVFFAVFFNAFQGAREVDRNLVNNARILGAGRTQVLWTIVVPSAASWILASLHSAFGFAIIGAIVGEYTGADKGLGLLINHSQGTFDAAGIYAGMIIITVLALLAEYLLTLLEGRLLRWRPAAAGHDVQL; encoded by the coding sequence ATGCGGCGTGAGACGAGGACCCGCGAGGCGGAGACCGCCCCGGCCGCGGCCGGCCGGGCCCCGGCCGCGCCGGACGCCGCCGCGCCGGACCGGCGGGGCGACGACGGCGACCGGGCCGCGATCGCGCGGCTGCGCAGCGCCGGGCTGCGCCGCACCCTCGGCATCACCGCCGTCCGGGTCGCGCTCGTGGCGGTCTGGCTCGCGTCGTGGGAGCTGGCCGCGCGCACCTGGATCGACCCGTTCTACTACTCGATGCCGTCGAAGATCTGGGAGCGGCTCGTCGACTGGTTCACCGAGGGCACCTCGCAGGGGTCGATCTGGGAGCAGATCTCGGTCACGCTCCAGGAGGCGGTCGCGGGCTTCGCGCTCGGCGCCGCGGGCGGCGTCGTGCTCGGCATCGTGCTCGGCCGGAGCCGGTTCCTGTCGGACGTGTGCGCGCCGTTCATCAAGGCCGTCAACGCGATCCCGCGCATCATCCTCGCCTCGCTGTTCATCATCTGGTTCGGGCTCGGCATGCAGTCCAAGATCGCCACGGCGTTCGTGCTGGTGTTCTTCGCGGTCTTCTTCAACGCCTTCCAGGGCGCCCGGGAGGTCGACCGGAACCTCGTGAACAACGCGCGGATCCTCGGCGCGGGCCGGACGCAGGTGCTGTGGACGATCGTGGTGCCGAGCGCCGCCTCGTGGATCCTCGCCTCGCTGCACTCGGCGTTCGGGTTCGCCATCATCGGCGCGATCGTCGGCGAGTACACCGGCGCCGACAAGGGCCTCGGCCTGCTCATCAACCATTCCCAGGGCACCTTCGACGCCGCCGGGATCTACGCCGGGATGATCATCATCACCGTGCTCGCCCTGCTCGCCGAGTACCTGCTCACGCTGCTGGAGGGCCGGCTTCTGCGCTGGCGCCCCGCCGCGGCCGGGCACGACGTCCAGCTCTGA
- a CDS encoding ABC transporter ATP-binding protein, whose protein sequence is MPVPMIEAEDVAKTFTVRARSGVLRRARVPVRAVDGVSFTVERGEFVGYLGPNGAGKSTTIKMLTGILTASSGTLRVCGLDPSRRRTALARRIGVVFGQRTTLWWDLPLRASLALVRRLYRVEASAHRARLAELTALLELEPFLDTPVRQLSLGQRMRGDLAAALLHDPELLVLDEPTIGLDVVSKATVRDFLARVNAERGTTILLTTHDLGDIERLCRRVLIIDHGRLAYDGGLEELRRTVDADRMLVVELARPAPPITLDGIEAERVEGPRQWLRLPNAANAAAVVAALARDHDIRDISLREAGIEDVLAGLYRGDHAYWCSGRPVAP, encoded by the coding sequence ATGCCGGTGCCGATGATCGAGGCCGAGGACGTGGCCAAGACCTTCACCGTGCGGGCGCGCTCGGGCGTCCTGCGGCGGGCGCGCGTGCCGGTGCGCGCGGTGGACGGCGTGTCGTTCACGGTGGAGCGGGGCGAGTTCGTCGGCTACCTCGGCCCGAACGGGGCGGGGAAGTCGACGACGATCAAGATGCTGACCGGGATCCTCACCGCGTCCTCGGGCACCCTGCGGGTGTGCGGGCTGGACCCCTCGCGGCGCCGCACGGCGCTCGCCCGCCGCATCGGGGTGGTGTTCGGGCAGCGGACGACCCTGTGGTGGGACCTCCCGCTGCGCGCCAGCCTGGCGCTCGTCCGGCGGCTCTACCGGGTCGAGGCGTCCGCGCACCGGGCGCGCCTCGCGGAGCTGACCGCGCTGCTGGAGCTGGAGCCGTTCCTGGACACCCCGGTCCGGCAGCTCAGCCTCGGCCAGCGGATGCGGGGCGACCTCGCGGCGGCGCTGCTGCACGACCCGGAACTGCTCGTGCTGGACGAGCCGACGATCGGCCTGGACGTGGTGAGCAAGGCGACCGTCCGCGACTTCCTGGCACGCGTCAACGCCGAGCGCGGCACCACGATCCTGCTGACCACGCACGACCTCGGCGACATCGAGCGGCTCTGCCGCCGCGTCCTGATCATCGACCACGGCCGGCTCGCCTACGACGGCGGGCTGGAGGAGCTGCGCCGCACCGTGGACGCCGACCGGATGCTGGTCGTGGAGCTCGCGCGGCCGGCCCCGCCGATCACGCTGGACGGGATCGAGGCCGAGCGGGTGGAGGGGCCGCGGCAGTGGCTCCGGCTGCCGAACGCGGCGAACGCGGCCGCGGTGGTCGCCGCGCTGGCGCGCGACCACGACATCCGCGACATCTCGCTGCGGGAGGCGGGCATCGAGGACGTCCTCGCCGGCCTCTACCGGGGCGACCACGCGTACTGGTGCTCGGGGCGGCCCGTGGCGCCGTAG